In Musa acuminata AAA Group cultivar baxijiao unplaced genomic scaffold, Cavendish_Baxijiao_AAA HiC_scaffold_1083, whole genome shotgun sequence, the sequence TCCTTTATCCTaaatagattcataaaaatagttACAGCGGTAGATCATGtcattgaaagaaaaaaaaaattgtactaAAATAAGGTTAAGAATAATTTAAGAATATTATCACTATGTGATACGAGTATTATTGTCTCCTAATGACATGATGCATGGAATCCAATCGATGCCCCTAATGATCATTTATATGATTCTATCACATAAACCCCAAACAAAAATCTTTTGCAAAAAGCACGATGCAAACATCTTTTTGCACTCAAATTAAAGTAAGATAAGAGACACGTTTGAAAAAATTTCTCATTTGTCAAACTACTAAATACCCAATGACTCTTTTATTTCGGATTATGACAACAGTCAAAATAGAAATCACGTCGAATCAATCAATTTCACCAAGTCAAATTGATGAACACTTAGTATTTACATGTAACTATGCCAATCTAATTCCGCGAAACTCATGTATCTACCATCTTTTGTTGTTATCTCGGGCTAAATCACTAGGCATATGAGCTTCATCTTTATCCAAGTCCTAATTAGTATCTCTTATATGAATAACAACTTTAATCCAAGGTTTCACCATCACCTTCTGCCTCAATTCCCCTCCTCCTTATATGTGAATTTAAAACCATTTCTAGAGATGCAAGAAATTGTTGTTATCTCGGGCTAAATCACTAGGCCTATGAGCTTCATCTTTATCCAAGTCCTAATTAGTATCTCTCATATGAATAACAACTTTAATCCAAGGTTTCACCATCACCTTCTGCCTCAATTCCCCTCCTCCTTATATGTGAATTTAAAACCATTTCTACATATGCAAGAAATTGTTTCCCATGTTTTGACTAAGGTTGGTTGGGGTAAAAGTAAGCAGTAGTAAAGCAGTGACTAGAATAACCCAACAAGGCAACAACTGACCGACAAAAATGTGCATTTCCTTTTTTGAATCATGAGTCTTGTGCTCCAAATGAGAAACAAGTCAGGCCTGCAAAGGCACAAAACAGCATGCAAAAGGATTCACAGCCATGTAAATAAGCTAGATAAGTTTGAATGCTACATTGTACTGGAATCAAAGAAAGAGGAGTTTACAACTATGCTAGAAGCTGGATACTGATTTGCTTACAATATGTCTAGTGTGATAAGTTCCAACTTTAGTTACTCAGAATTTTCACGACATATAATAACCTTCTGCAAGTTGttttctgcaaaaaaaaaaaaaaaatcttcttcgTTCAACAATAAAACAAGTGTATTTCAGAACTAATGGCAGTCATccatatgaatatttttttagcTATTGAGTTTTATACAAGACATCTCTAATTAAATTAAAGAGAAATTAGTTCTCTTTATAAAGTATTGTAAAACGAGTGTCTCCCTTTATCTCTCATTGCACCATTAAACTTAATCAACCTGTCTTACTTTTCTCTTAATAAAGTATTGTTTGTTCCAGAAGAACAAGAATAATCTAGAAAGTAGGACAGGCGTCACATTTGAGCAGAAAAAAAAGATGAGCTTACCTACCTAGAGCAGCTGCAAACTCCAAATTCTGATGCCAAACCACATATGATGTGTACTGTTCAGCTCACATTGACAGCACAACACTAGGCTTACCCTGACCTCACATCCAATGCCTCGTAGCGGTTTAAACCTAACGCAAGCCCCAACCTGGGTTTACTATCTTTCATACGGCCATGCTACAACCAAAATCTAAAACATATAGCCCAACTGACAAAAGTACACAATCGCATAGAAGAGGCAGAATAGTAAATAATTGTGACAGGTAAATAAATACTTCCATCTACCATCCCAAGCAAGGACGCCACCGTCACTCGTTCAAAAactatcatctctctctctctctctctgagcttGGTGATACTCTCTGGAGTGCTCATAAGCTCATTGCTTTTTTGCAAATCCCTTGCTTCGTTCTCCACAGTAATGGCTGCTGTTTTCCTGTTCCTCGTAATCACAATCACAATCTTTGGTGGTTCAGGTCAGCTTTAGGATTCTGCTTCGTTGATATCTTGCTCCCTTTTTTGTTGTCTGTTTTTTACGTTTATGGTCTCATATGAATCGAATGGCAGAATGATGTTTTTCTTTCCATCTTATAATACTCTTCTATTAGATTGGTTAATTAGTTAAGGTTGTTATAGTCACAACTTGTTTCTTCTCGACTCTTCTCCTCTTAGGCCAAATCTAATTTCCTTGCCTGTACAACTTCATTTGGTGTTTATGGTCAGTCCCTCTGGTCATTTGCAACCCAATACATGAACTGAAATCTACTTTGTCAACTCTTTATTTCTTGTGGAAGATGCTGCTTGGTGTGTCTGCCGGTCTGATGCTAGTAACACTGCTCTGCAAAAGGCACTAGACTATGCTTGTGGAGGTGGGGCAGACTGCACACCCATCCAACAAAATGGGGCATGCTACAACCCCAACACAGTGCTTGCTCATTGCTCTTTTGCTGCTAATAGCTACTACCAGAGGAAGGGTCAGGCCCAAGGAGCCTGTGACTTTGCAAGCACAACCATGCTTACCTCCACAGATCCAGGTGATTAAATCTCCCCTATGATACATATTGTTTACATTATTGTTTGCCACTTGAAGAGGAGAAATCCACATTGTCTTTGATTTTGCAGGGGGAAATGGTTGCACATATCCTGCAACTCCCAGGTACTTCCTCTTGAATTTGGTACAAAAGATTGCTATTATTTTCTCAAAGAATTTTAACACCTGCTTTTAAGTACAAAAGAGTTTTACTTTGCTTGTTGTTGTTAAGTCCAGAGAAATGTAAAATTGTCCTTTAAATATTTGATGGTTGGAGGAGTCAAAAGGTGTGGCTTTCTTTTTGGTTCTTTTCCTTGCCACCCATCTTTAGCTTTTCCATTCATCCACCCAATCTTATCACAATGGAATAATGAACCATCTTCTGTGACTTTTTAAATCCTCTCCACCTATCTATTGAGGCTATGGAACAGAATCTAATTCATCATATTATTCTCTTGTTTGATTTACCAAATAAATCTCTTGCTTTTGCATAATTCCTCTGGCATCTGATCATTTATAAGTAATTGGTGTTTTTCTTTTAAGGCAGGAATTGTTTTATTGCTTTTCAGTTTATGGTGAAAGTGGAGAACTACAGTCCCAAGATCTTATGCAAAGATTTTATTGATTTAGCATGCCTTTATGTGCTAGATTTATAGTGCTTGTTGTTCTTTTGATCCAGACATTGTTTCTCTTCCATTCCTTTTTTTCTCTGTGTCAGTGCTACAGGAACATCAAGCACTCCTACAAGCACAAGCACCACCACCCCAAACTCCACAACTCCTACCACCTTCACCCCAAACACAGGCACCACAGGGAGTACTGCAAGTGTGCTGGGAGGACTTGGACCCTCAGGCACTACCAGCAGCATAGATGGCAGCCATGGGGGCATGCTTCCAAAGGCAGGAGTGGCCTCTCTCCCTTCACTTCTCTTGCTGTCATCCTTGATTCTACTGAGGGTATGAGTCCACATCTAGACTTGACAGGGTTCAGATTTTTGAGAAAGTGAGAGTTTTCTGATGGATGGATGAGGTTCCACCAGTCATGTGGACTTTGTGGTGGTTGAAGGATCCATCCAGAGACATTCTCCCAGATCACTAGTTTTTGTTGCTTAGTGGCAACAAAAAGAAGGTTTGATTCCTTTTGGGTGTAAGCTTTCTTTATGTATTTCTTCATGCAGGTAGTGATTTATTAATACCAGTTCATTAGGTGATCACAACTCCCTTTTATGTTAATTGAATGGttagtatattttaatttatgtagGTTATGTCTGCAAGGAGTTCCTTTTTCATCTCTATGCACTTTCTTACTGGTCGCACAATGGATTTGTGGCACTACTGACCCTTGTAATCGACTTGGCCACAAGCagtcaaaaagaagaaatatctatGAGGCTAAAACAAAACAACTAAAGAAGAAAACAAATAATGTTCATGATTAGCAAAATCAAATGGGTGACTATTCTATTCTAGATTTTGTAAATGTGACAAAGATAACGATTGTTATTAAGCTATTTGAAATGGTGCTAATATTCAGAAAATAAGTGGATGATGCATTCTTAATCTTCCACACTGAGATGGTCCAGAGGAAATTAAAGTGCTAGAAATACCAACATGACAAGGACCTAACCTACCTTACTAATTATTTCCAATGGCAtctctatttttttctttggGTACTTGCTGTAGCAATTTTCATTACATAGTCATTTGCTTGAGTGCCCATCTTCTAAATCTTTTGCTACCTCAGAAAAAGACTAATTCCACAAGAAATAAGGAAATAAAATTTTGGGGTAGCCAGAAAAGTCTATTGATTTGAGTATGAAATTTGAAAGGCAGTCCACAAGCAagtttaataaaattttgatttaggcTCAACTAAATATAATCGAATTCCTTCGTATCTAACTTAAAAAATTTAGGCTTCCCTTCAAAGATCTTAAAAAAGATAAGTTTACTTATCCCTCATAAAATTTAATCAAttgctttttaaaatataaacaggAACACTGATACCTTACTAGAGAATTGACTAAAATCCAAGAGAAACTTTCGTAGAGTTTGTATAGAATGCTAGTAAATGAATATTATGCAAACAGGAGAGTGCATAACAAGGCACACAAGGATGCTTTGAAATCAGGCCCGGCATACAAGCAAGGCAACTTCACATGAACAATAATGTATCATTAGTAGATACATTTAGTTGTCTCAAATATTTATCCGCCAAATGCACTAAAGCATCCTATAGTTTGATGTGTAAGAAACCATATAAGAACCAAATATATGCTCTTTCCCCACATTTTCCTCATCTTATCATCCTCACAAGAATTACGGGCTTTAAACCCACCAACCCATGTAATAGCCCACCAAAATACTCTACAAATACATGCTGAAACAAGTGGTAAGCTAACAGTGACAAGTATCGCATTCACCAAAACGAGAGATGGGTACCTCAGAGTGTTCGCCCTTAAGTTCGCATTTGAATTATGTTTAACATATACCTTTGTGTAGGTCTCCCTCAGAGTTGCAGGTCACTTGGATCTcggtaaaataatatattatggaTCAGAAGGATAACAATAGAAGATTACACGATGTAGAACAGTAGAATGAATGAAGAGCACGAGGGAACTAACATTGTACAGGTTACATAAGCACTATAGCAGCATTGCCTGAAATCACTCGTGTATACACTACAAGCGTTCAGAAGCAGAGATCAGGGAGTAATTCAAGTTCCAAACTGTGACTATCAAGTGATTTCGGACCTAATCTGAGTCATTTTAGTACTTTTTTGAAGGGAAATATCATCTGAGTACTATTTCTTACAATCGCAATCGCTACGACATAGAAATCATCAATCTAACAGGAAATCCTCCAATATCGATCACCATCTACAGGTTATTCTCCATTTATCCTCCCAAAATCAACAAGATCGTCTCAAATGAAACCCCCTGCGTCTCCATCCTCACAAACCACGACACAGAACTATAAGActaaatcaatcacaaaaatgaAATGGCCCCAGAAACACTATTAATCATCAAACCATTCCACTACTTCCGGTACTTCTCTTCACTAAGATCAGGAACAAATCAAGGTAGATCGTATCATAATCAAGGAAAAAACACCAGATAAATAGGAATCATCGAAGAAAAATCGATAGAGGTGGAAAAGCATTGAAATGGGGGATAAGCGTTGGGGTTTCGACCATACCTCGTACCTATTTGGAGATCATCCGATTGATTCGCTTCGGCCTCCGCGCCAAAACCGCCACGCGATCGAGTCGAGAGCGCGATGGGTTTCAGATTTACGTATATGTCGCAACCAAATACGAAATGACAGACAAATTCCTCCGTATATTGATTTTACAAACATAACATTTTACAATTTAAAGACATAAAATATACCGCTGTATAAGAAATCCGTGTATAAATATACTATAATGCATGAGATTATATgtacataaatataatttttttatcaatcggGCCAAAAATTCAATTAATGACTATCAAACATGTCTTCTTAACTATCGGAGATGATGAAtaagatcaaaaaataatttttgattagATCATCGGttacataaataatattatataatactTGCAGTGTTTTGATATCTTCGAGCTCACATTAATTCGATTATTAGAACTATTTAGTGAGATATAGAATATTAGCATTTTTctagcttttttttatttttcttcgatTTCTGTCGCATCGAATTCCATAAAAAATTAACACGAGCAATAAATAGGGTCGTATGGGACGGTTGGGCTCCAGCTGGCGTGTCGCCTAACCAAACCAAGTGGGCCCCGTCTTGGGCTCGGTCCTCACCGCACTCACCGTTAGGTACCCAAAGCAAGGACGATTGTTACTCGCAACGCTGGATGCCGGTTACGTTTCTACACTACTATAGGGATTACACGTTCGCTACCAACGCTGTGACTGCGAATTCCGTGGGTCCTGACCGTTAGTCTTATCATAGTGCAGGTAAGACGGAGGGGTAgacagaaaaaggaagaaaagtgcTGCTCCCACCTCGGCGCGTAAGAAGTGGGCGTAATGAACTGGAGTAGAGATAAGAGTTTATGCCACCAACTTGCGGGTCCCGCCTCGCGTTGTCTCGTCTCTGTTAGTCCTCttcgtttctttttctttcttgatcgGCTTTAAATCTGTTTCCCTCTCCCCCCTTACCAATTCGCCATACTCTCAGGTTTCAGTCCCGTCTCCGATCCGATCCCCTAGAGATCCGGAAGGTATGAAACCCTAACCATAGATCTGATCTGCCATCGTTTCGATTTCCCTGGTTCCCGGGAGTTGCCGGTGCCTTTTGCCATTACATGATGCTTTGTGTAGCCTCTCAATCGATCGATACTTGTGCGTTGTTTCCTGCTGTTTTTGGTACAAACTTTCTCTATTTGGATGTTACTTCCGAGTATTGGGAGTTCGATCTCTGGTTTTCCTGATGGCAGATCTCAGATTCTCTCTCTAGATGTAATTTGGGGTCAAATTGAGCTGGATTTGATATTTCCTGCTGTAATCTTCTTTAGTTAGCTGCATATTCACAAGAATTGGTGTGTTTAGCACTTAAGTCACAGTGGATGGAGTTGAGTTGCAACGACGATTTGTGACTTATTGTGCTAGTTTTAGTTTTATTTATTGGTAATTTTGTCTAATTGATGCTGTGATTTAtggatctaaaggttgcaactttTGATGTACCAAAGGCAACATTGATTTATACTGAATGAATCCCCATATCACATAATATATTATTCTATCTGGTGAAAGGAATAGTCATGTTTAGACTCGTACAAAGTCTTGATTTTGATCGATGTCATGTATTCTTAGTGTCTTATTAGGGGAATGACTGCTGTGTGGTATTGATTCTATCTGGTGATGGATATAGTCCTGTTTATAATCGTGCAAATCTTGAATTAGATTGAGCACATATATTTATTAGTGATTTATGAGAGGAATGGCTGCTGTATGGTATTTATCGAAAGGGTAGATTGAAACGATGATCTGGTTTTGATCTCAAACTGGTTTTGCTTGTAGGATGATATTTGATTTCAGTGTCTTGCACATGACTGACAAGGATTGCAGGTCTTGTAAAGGCTATGTAACATGAACTTCAGGAAGCGGATGGTTTCTTGGATTCTGAATGTCGTAGCTTATTTTAACGAGTTTAGCCTGCTCTCAAATAGGAAACACTTTATGTTGGATGCAATGTCAACTGTGACTTCCTGGATTGTGATTACATTTATATGATAAGTTCTGACCTGCCATATATAAGTAAAGATGCAAGATATCAATTTTGTTATATTGAATTCCTTTTTAACAATACTATATCTGACACTCTCCTGTCTGCTTATCTTAATATCTTAATCAGCTGATGAAGGAGCACGCTATGTCATGCTCTGTGTGTGTCTGTGAGATATTGTTTCTTTGTTAAAATTGTTTGGTTTGGTGCACTAAAGTCTTGTTAGCTAAAGACCATTATGTAGGCCACAAATCCCATTTGATAACTCATAATAGCATGATCCCTTAAACCCTTGTCATACAAGTTATTTTTGAGATTGCTGCTGAAGTCAAATCTGAAATTCCTCCTTTCTGGTCAAGTAATTGATAACAAGTCAATAGAATTTTCTTAACTTTAAGCATGATCTCATTCAGTTTCCACAACTAATCAGTCATGCTATTTGACCAAATGTTGTTCTTGGAAGATAATAATAAGTTGGTTAAGCAATTTATTTTGTGCTTTCAGCCATCTATCTTCTTATGCAGCATTTTTAACTTGACCAGCTAATACATTTTTTCTCACTTTCATATTACTCTGTATTTGTAGATAACTGTTTTCTCTTCTTTATAATAATATGtgcatttttttctcttctttataATAATATGTGCACTCCAGCTAATAAAACAGAGAATTCTGAAGAACTTTCAATGGGAAAAAAAATGTCTGCCATGAGTAAGCTCAGCCCTCCATATGACAgaatagaaatttgatttctggaaTAGTTACCAGTAGATTTGTTTATTCACTGTGATATTTGATCAAGTATTAATATTCCATTTACATGCATGTGTAGAGAACCATGTGAAGATTAAATATGCAGGTGGACTGAATTATATTACTGGATTGTTATATGCAATTTCAATATTGTTATCTATTAGCTATGACATGAAGATGCCTCTGGTATTCATTAGGAAGTAATTTGCAGCATATTTAGAAGTACCATTTACCAAAGTTCAATAATTGTTTCTGTGCTCATCTTCAGTCAAACTGTCTTCTAGAATTTAGTTCTCGACTGCTTTAACTATTCTCTGTGACTAGGATAGCTTGATCACTGAAATTAATTTAAACTTGAGCCCTCTGTATGCCATTAGCATCTAGCTATCCAGACAATTTAATCTGACATGtcattttcattcaaaagaaatcttatgatgtTTCCGTTATAGTTGTGCCAGATTAGATATCCTCTTGAGGCTTCCAATTTGCAGGGAAATCTGTCAAAGATAGAAAATGGGACGTGGAGTGAGCAGTGGAGGGGGTCAGAGCTCTTTAGGCTATTTGTTTGGTGGCGGCGAGGCTCCCAAATCTGTTTCTGATGATGCTGCACCAGTTCAAAAGCAAGCTCCTCCACCCCCTATTAACAAAGAGATTCCAGCTGGTATCCAAAGCAGTCAAGCAAAAACCTTCTACCGAGCAGATGGGCAGAACTGTGGAAATTTCATCACAGTATGATATCACTGGCTCAACTAGTTCTACTTTAATAAAAGCGTATATGCTAAGTGTGCATTTTTTTTCTACAAATGTATCTTTTTATCTGCAcatgaaacttttggtaaa encodes:
- the LOC135666319 gene encoding PLASMODESMATA CALLOSE-BINDING PROTEIN 3-like; the protein is MAAVFLFLVITITIFGGSDAAWCVCRSDASNTALQKALDYACGGGADCTPIQQNGACYNPNTVLAHCSFAANSYYQRKGQAQGACDFASTTMLTSTDPGGNGCTYPATPSATGTSSTPTSTSTTTPNSTTPTTFTPNTGTTGSTASVLGGLGPSGTTSSIDGSHGGMLPKAGVASLPSLLLLSSLILLRV
- the LOC135666322 gene encoding protein SPIRAL1-like 3 — translated: MGRGVSSGGGQSSLGYLFGGGEAPKSVSDDAAPVQKQAPPPPINKEIPAGIQSSQAKTFYRADGQNCGNFITDRPSTKVHAAPGGGSSLGYLFGNGSN